The Flavobacterium faecale genome has a segment encoding these proteins:
- a CDS encoding VWA domain-containing protein: MELDERNYLYLLFLLPLLVAVFFFNMYWKKKKQKEFGSIDAINQLSPERSVFKPVLKLIVMLLALLGLIFGLVNPKIGTKMETVKREGIDIVFAMDVSKSMLAEDIAPSRLEKSKQLVSQIISRLGNDRIGIVAYAGSAFPVLPITTDYSVAKMFLQSMSPDMVSSKGTSLDEAIKLSATYFDDKSKTSKLLILISDGEDHSDGALAAAEEANKQGMRIITIGVGTEKGATIPLKKNGVVESYQRDKNGEVVVTKLNQASLETIAKATKGGYINGNNTKEVMEYIKNTLDNIQKTEFEATQMADFQSQFQWFLGFAFLLLFADIFLLERKTSWVKKLNLFNETP, translated from the coding sequence ATGGAATTAGACGAACGCAATTATTTATACTTACTTTTCTTGTTGCCATTATTGGTAGCCGTTTTCTTTTTCAATATGTATTGGAAAAAGAAAAAGCAAAAAGAATTTGGATCCATCGATGCCATCAATCAATTGAGCCCTGAACGTTCGGTTTTTAAACCTGTTCTAAAATTAATTGTGATGTTATTGGCATTACTAGGCCTGATATTTGGTTTGGTAAACCCGAAAATCGGAACTAAGATGGAAACTGTAAAGCGAGAAGGAATCGATATCGTTTTTGCAATGGACGTTTCAAAAAGTATGCTTGCAGAAGATATTGCTCCAAGTAGACTAGAAAAAAGCAAGCAACTAGTTTCGCAAATCATCAGTCGTTTAGGCAATGACCGAATCGGAATCGTGGCGTATGCCGGTAGTGCTTTTCCTGTTTTACCAATTACCACAGATTATAGCGTTGCCAAAATGTTCTTGCAAAGTATGAGCCCAGATATGGTTTCGTCCAAAGGAACATCCCTAGATGAAGCAATAAAATTATCAGCCACTTATTTTGATGACAAAAGTAAAACCAGCAAGCTGTTAATTTTGATTTCAGATGGTGAAGACCATTCTGATGGTGCTTTGGCAGCAGCCGAAGAAGCAAACAAACAAGGCATGCGCATCATCACAATTGGAGTTGGTACTGAAAAAGGAGCTACAATTCCATTGAAAAAAAATGGTGTGGTCGAAAGCTACCAAAGAGATAAAAATGGAGAAGTCGTTGTAACCAAATTAAATCAAGCTAGTCTTGAAACGATTGCAAAAGCAACTAAAGGTGGTTACATCAATGGAAATAATACTAAGGAAGTGATGGAATACATCAAAAACACCTTAGACAACATTCAGAAAACCGAATTTGAAGCCACACAAATGGCCGATTTTCAATCGCAATTTCAATGGTTTTTAGGTTTTGCTTTTCTATTATTGTTTGCAGATATCTTCTTGTTAGAAAGAAAAACAAGTTGGGTGAAGAAGTTGAATTTATTTAATGAAACCCCATAA